One stretch of Arcobacter sp. F155 DNA includes these proteins:
- a CDS encoding TonB-dependent receptor domain-containing protein: MNIKRKSLLSLVAITTLSNLYANESNLGDITVTSASGFEQKLVTAPASISVISQEDLHKKPYTNLLDAMKDIEGVDIGETRDKSGQGSISIRGMGGDYTLILIDGKKQNNNGDIYPNNFGGFQNANLPPLEAIERIEVVRGPMSTLYGADAMGGVVNIITKKVTDKWVGSFTQSQTLQSDSQFGNDKTTDFSIMGPLIKDKLGLSLRGSYYDKEESNPETSSGSTFGGAGKTMDNQNWSLGTGLVFTPNDKHTIRLDYDIMRQKYDNSEGQVGTIDTYETLYNDQRVGYDEIQRMEREQYALTYEAFWDIGKSTVGIHHIKSENLGRSLPLNASERRYIEDNKGGWADLDAALADPVFASFMPRPERTLKSETTTYDAKLEMPFDNHFVVVGAQYVQAEVEDGVFGMTSSSTTDSGVISSYDQWALFAEDSWSILNDLTLTTGIRYDDHETFGSHVSPRAYLVYNPLPRWTFKGGVATGYKTPKTTDLYEGVTGFGGQGTRPWFGNPDLKPEESINTEIAAYFEHERGHNFNITFFKNDFKDKIERSTEEVDVPAEWSGFRVVSGQMQNIDNAEIKGIEIAGKYQLLDNLAIKANYTYTDSEREDTGDPLTSSAKHLYSLTLDWQTTPKWNNYLTMSGEKDRWRGGAGSRGFSPVNEEDFDYYKDYHVLDLGTSYKVSKDVTFNARINNLLDKDFTETVSYEDSTSGLQEETYSYNLAQKRRELWLSLNIKF; encoded by the coding sequence ATGAATATAAAAAGAAAAAGTTTACTTTCATTAGTAGCAATTACAACATTGAGTAATCTATATGCAAATGAGTCAAACCTTGGGGACATCACTGTAACTAGTGCTAGTGGATTTGAACAAAAGCTTGTAACAGCTCCTGCAAGTATCTCTGTAATCTCACAAGAAGATTTACATAAGAAACCATACACTAATCTTTTAGATGCAATGAAAGATATCGAAGGTGTTGACATTGGAGAAACAAGAGATAAATCAGGTCAAGGAAGTATTAGTATTAGAGGAATGGGTGGAGACTACACTTTAATATTAATTGATGGTAAAAAACAAAATAATAATGGAGATATCTACCCAAATAACTTTGGTGGTTTCCAAAATGCAAATTTACCACCACTAGAAGCTATTGAAAGAATTGAAGTGGTAAGAGGACCAATGAGTACACTTTATGGTGCTGATGCAATGGGTGGTGTTGTTAATATTATTACAAAAAAAGTTACTGACAAATGGGTTGGTTCTTTCACACAAAGTCAAACATTACAAAGTGATAGTCAATTTGGAAATGATAAAACAACTGATTTCTCTATAATGGGACCATTAATCAAAGACAAATTAGGTCTTAGTTTAAGAGGTAGTTATTACGATAAAGAAGAGTCTAATCCAGAAACAAGTTCAGGGTCTACTTTTGGTGGTGCTGGAAAAACTATGGATAACCAAAATTGGTCACTTGGGACTGGTTTAGTTTTTACACCAAATGATAAACATACTATTAGACTTGATTATGACATTATGAGACAAAAATATGATAATAGTGAGGGTCAAGTAGGAACTATTGATACTTATGAAACTTTATATAACGACCAAAGAGTTGGGTATGACGAGATTCAAAGAATGGAAAGAGAACAGTATGCTCTAACTTATGAAGCATTTTGGGATATTGGTAAAAGTACAGTAGGAATTCATCATATTAAATCTGAAAATCTTGGTAGAAGTCTTCCTCTAAATGCTTCAGAAAGAAGATATATTGAAGACAATAAAGGAGGATGGGCAGACTTAGATGCAGCATTAGCTGATCCTGTTTTTGCAAGCTTCATGCCAAGACCAGAAAGAACATTAAAATCTGAAACAACAACTTATGATGCAAAACTTGAAATGCCTTTTGACAATCACTTTGTTGTAGTTGGAGCACAATATGTTCAAGCAGAAGTTGAAGATGGAGTATTTGGAATGACAAGCTCTTCTACAACTGATTCAGGAGTAATTAGTTCATATGATCAATGGGCGTTATTTGCAGAAGATAGTTGGTCAATTCTTAACGATTTAACTCTTACTACTGGAATTAGATATGACGACCATGAAACATTTGGAAGCCATGTTAGTCCAAGGGCATATTTAGTATATAACCCTCTTCCAAGATGGACATTCAAAGGTGGAGTTGCGACAGGATATAAAACGCCTAAGACTACTGACCTTTATGAAGGTGTTACTGGGTTTGGAGGACAAGGTACTAGACCTTGGTTTGGAAACCCTGATTTAAAACCTGAAGAAAGTATCAATACAGAAATTGCAGCGTACTTTGAGCATGAAAGAGGTCATAACTTTAATATTACATTCTTTAAAAATGATTTCAAAGATAAAATTGAAAGAAGTACAGAAGAAGTAGATGTTCCAGCTGAATGGAGTGGTTTTAGAGTAGTTTCAGGTCAAATGCAAAATATCGATAATGCAGAGATTAAAGGTATTGAAATTGCTGGTAAATATCAACTTTTAGATAATTTAGCAATTAAAGCAAACTATACTTATACTGATTCAGAAAGAGAAGATACTGGGGATCCACTAACATCAAGTGCAAAACATCTTTATAGCTTAACTTTAGATTGGCAAACAACGCCTAAATGGAATAACTACTTAACTATGTCTGGAGAAAAAGATAGATGGAGAGGTGGTGCTGGTTCAAGAGGATTTAGTCCTGTAAATGAAGAAGATTTTGATTACTATAAAGATTACCATGTACTTGATTTAGGAACTTCTTATAAGGTTTCAAAAGACGTTACTTTTAATGCAAGAATTAATAACTTGCTTGACAAAGATTTTACCGAAACTGTTAGCTATGAAGATTCAACATCTGGTCTTCAAGAAGAAACTTATTCTTATAACCTTGCTCAAAAAAGAAGAGAGCTTTGGTTAAGTCTAAATATTAAATTCTAA
- a CDS encoding response regulator, translating into MSSNLLANRNFDVLVVEDEPILAMAMELKLKKLGLNVSGIATSPDHAILHAQNNFPDIAIIDINLNAKKTGIDVANYLWKNFNIPIIFLTSYYNDNILNQAMESEPYAYLIKPCRNEELKVAINTAMHKHQFFFKNKKNFKQIKDDFLYLENSVKYNRSTSELYVNDEVFKLTRNEKKLFEILTKEAGKVVSFDTIFNFIWREDVYDLSKLRSLIYRLKTKLGFNPFENLYEEGYRVKIVGEDI; encoded by the coding sequence GTGTCAAGTAATTTATTAGCAAATAGAAATTTTGATGTTCTTGTGGTTGAAGATGAACCAATCTTAGCTATGGCAATGGAGTTAAAATTAAAGAAGTTAGGATTAAATGTAAGTGGAATTGCTACTTCTCCTGACCACGCAATATTGCATGCTCAAAACAATTTTCCAGATATAGCAATTATTGATATAAATCTAAATGCTAAAAAAACAGGAATAGATGTTGCAAACTATTTATGGAAAAATTTTAATATACCAATAATATTTTTAACTTCATACTACAATGATAATATTTTAAATCAGGCTATGGAGTCTGAACCGTACGCATATTTAATAAAACCTTGTAGAAATGAAGAACTAAAAGTTGCAATAAATACTGCAATGCATAAACATCAATTCTTTTTTAAAAATAAAAAAAATTTTAAGCAGATAAAAGATGATTTTTTATATCTAGAAAATAGTGTTAAATATAATAGAAGTACTTCTGAATTATATGTAAATGATGAGGTTTTTAAATTAACAAGAAATGAGAAAAAACTATTTGAGATATTAACAAAAGAAGCTGGTAAGGTAGTTAGTTTTGATACTATTTTTAACTTTATTTGGCGAGAAGATGTATATGACTTATCAAAGCTGAGGTCTTTGATTTATAGACTTAAAACAAAACTAGGATTTAATCCTTTTGAGAATTTATATGAAGAAGGTTATAGGGTAAAAATAGTTGGCGAGGATATTTAA